The window AAAGtaaccccctaaccccctaaccccctaaccccctaaccccctaaccccctaaccccctaaccccctaaccccTAACCCCTAAGTTCAAGGCTGTTGTCATGTCCACAGGGGGGCTAGTGAGCAGGGAAACAGCAGATGAGATgcgaagatggaggaaggagatgagcCCAGCGGTATTTGAGcggatgatgaggaaaatTAGTCTGGAATTAGTGAGGGCAAGAGCTAGGACGTTTGCGAtgtgaggaggaaggagagggtaAAGAAGTGACTGTAGATATAGAAATAAAAACAGAAAATCATTAAATACAAAAGCTCGACACAAAACCAATAAACTAGAAAGCTTTTATgtatcctctttcacccTTCCAGTAGATTAAATGCATTGGCCCCAAACCAGCTTAGTCTTCTCACAAAGCTCAGTCTCGCTGAACTCGTGCTCAAAACACAGGATATCCCTTTAAAACTGCAGACAAACCACCGAGGACCACCAAACTATAGTAGCATCACGTGCCTCCGACTTCTATGAGGTTAAGGCATCGCTACGAAAAATGTCTTTTTCTTTACGATGACTCCGATCTCCTGCTCCGCTTCTTTGTGGTCTCAGGCACCGTACTCTTCTCCCCTTGCTCAGGCTCGGATGCTTGCTCTTTTCCAGTGTTCTTCGGCTATGTAATAGAAGACTAGTGTTAGCAAATGAATTTGAAAAACGCATGGAGGGGAGAAAGTGTCGTACCACTCGCGCAACGTAATAGATAGCAACAGCGGCCGCAGCATTAAAGATTACAAAGACCCAAAGAAGACCGAAGTCTCTCCATCTGAAGGGAACGCACATTAGCAACGCCGCTACCAGTTGTCCAGTACGCAGGAGGCCAAAAATTGTAAAATGACTCACTTATGGCTATAGTAGATATTAAACTGAGCCAAGAAAGCGTTTGTGTCACTCATGGAGCAGAAACTACACCCAGTCGTCGCGCTCTCATTAATCAAATAACCTCCAGCAGCTGCAATGAAATTTGACATGTACTGTCCGCAAGTCTGTCCGGAAGGCGGATTAAATGATAACAGCTCGTTGTCGGCACACACAATGTTGGTGTTGGCGACGGCCACACTTAGCATACCTTCAACCAGATATGTGAATGGCGAAACTCGGTACATAAAAATCCAGAAGCGGGGGAAGGAGTCCTTGGTTGCGAGAACACTAGTCATTGATAAGAGACCAAATCAGCAAATGCTCTTGATGTAGAGGTGCAGAAAGAAGGGTAGGAGAGGAGCACCCACCCGCAGAAGATAAGACACATCAAGAAAAGAAGATTTGCAATGTTACCAGCTGTCTCCGCTGTATCTATACCTGCTACAATCATAATCGCAAAGGTCGATGTGAAGAGCATGAACATCTCAATGTAGAGGAACATGAGAGCACCACGGAGGTGTACAGCGTCGGTAGGAATAGCGTTTCTATAGTAGCCAATAGGATAGTACCAGGTGAAGTAGATCACAACACCCATTAAGACTGCAGGACAAAGTGGTATCAGCGCGACTCTcagaaagggaaaagatAGAACCTGAGGGAACATACTGGACCAAGGGATTTCAGCGATGACATTACTCATGATAAAGATTTTCCAAGAATATGTCTTTGAGGGTCGTTCTCTCACTTCGTACAAACTCCTTTGTGTCACCTGAGCGTGAATTGTCAGCGCTGCATTTTGTATTATCCCATCATACGTGACGTACAAAATTAGGTAAAATCTGCTGGACAAGTTGACCGAAAATAGTAAAGAGCTAAAGATTGAAAGTTAGCGCAACCCACTAACATAACAGAGACTAGGATAATGCACCATGAAGACCGAAAAGAGCTGATTCTGCAGACCCTGTTGTGAGGTTCCACTCTTGAAGAAACTAAAGCCAATGAAAAGACCCTAGCACGACATATTAGCGAGTTGCTTTCATTTCGGAGGTAGAAATGGAACGTACAGAGCCAACACAGAGCGCAATCTTAGCCCAGATATAACTTGGTGTCCTCCAATGCTGTTGCCACACTCGCCAAACGACAATGACAAATTGCTTCCACAATGGCGCCGCAAACTCTGCATATTCTGCTTTGATCTCAGCCTTGCTCTTCTCCCCCCCCTTATCATGCTCATCAGTTTTGCCCTTTCCCCCGTTGGTCTCTTTAATATAATCAAGCTCGCGTCGAACCTCTTCTCGCTCTGGACTATTGAGCCACGTCTGATGCCAGTCGACAGTAGACTGAGAGCCGGGTGAAGCACCAATAGCTGACAACATCCATTCCGCCGGGTTCTCTCCAGGAGGACACTTCTCAGCACCATTCCTTTCAAAGTAACTGACCAACGTCCTTGACTCTTTGCCTACTTCGCCAAAGTAAACAGTCTTACCACCCTTggcgaggaagagaaggcGATCGAATTGTTCAAACAACATGGCAGACGGTTGATGAATGGTACAGAGGATAGCCTGACCGTGCTCAGTGAGCTTGcggaggagaagaagaatatTCCAAGAGGTTTGCGAATCGAGACCAGAGGTGGGTTCgtcaaggaaaagaaggagggCAGGTTTAGCGACTAGCTCGACACCGATGGTGAGGCGTTTCCGTTGTTCAACATTAAGACCTGTAAATGTGTCAGAACATGCCAAAGGACAGAAAGACAAACAGCAACCCACCAGTACCTGGTACACCAACGACAGCGTCGGCGTACGcatccatctccaaaaGCTTCAAAACCTCTTCCACATAGTCGAACTTCTCCTCCTTGCTAACATGATCAGGCTGTCGAAGGAGAGCGCTGAAACGAAGGGCTTCTCGAACAGTACTAGTCTCGAGGTGAAGATCTTGTTGTTGGACATAGCCAGTCTTTCGCTGGAAAGAGATGTCTCGTTGTTGCCCGTCAACTAGCATCTCACCAGTAACTGTACCCATGGTAACACGTGTCGCCAAGACGTCAAGAAGCGTGGTTTTACCGGCGCCGGATACACCCTATAAAGATCTTTAGTTACTATGGGGCCAGATGCCACAAGTAAAAAGAAAAGCATACCATTAGGGCGGTCAGAGTTCCAGGCTTTACCCATCCATCAACATGATCCAGAATCCTTCTCTGCTCCTTCTTAATTTTGATATCGTAAACAACATCCTTCCAAGAGAAAATAGCCGTCTGCTTCTGGATGATACCAGCATCTGCTCGATTTGCCCCTGTAACTTTCTTCTGTACATTATCTCCCCCAGCGAACTTGCCAGCTTCTGGGTCATTAGAATTGTGTGAGGCGGTCGATTGGGCCAGAAGAGTTCGAGGGATTTTGCCACGAGGGAAGACGAGAATTTCGCCCTTTGACTTCTTGGCGGTAATTAACTCTGTAACGGAGGTTAGACAAAGAAGAACAAAAATTATATACACATGCAGAGAACTCACCAGTGGCAAGAAGGTAGACAGCTGTcagaaaaaggaagaagccTATAAGGATGCCGAAGTTCCTCCATTTATGAGCGTGGTAATACTGGTATGATCCATTGATGTAAGCGTCACCGTTGACCACGGACGATCCGGCAACTGCACCAACAGTAGAGCAGACGTGCTCTTCACCTGTAGCTCCCTCATAGCCAGGACCCGTAGGCACAAACATGGAACAAGCATACTCCCGACCATGAAACTCGTTAATCATCAAGCTTTCAAAACCGTAGGCAATAGGGTCGAGATAATTGATCCATCGAGCCCAGCCGCGCATGTTTTGGACATTGATCGCGAAACCAGTGTAGATGACCAGGGCAAGGATCATGATAGCTGCGGGGGCAAGAGCTTGGGTCAAGGACCGACTAAGGCTGGCGATAGATCGGAAGAACATGGACATAACCATAGTAAGGCAGAAACTGATGAgcatgaagaagaaataTGGTCCTGCGTAAACTGTCAGCGTTGCCCCCACTCAAATATTGGTTAAATTACTTACCAGGCTCTCGTCGCAGGTTGCTCATAAAGTACAACGCCAAGTTGAAGCAGATGCAGTTAAGAACTTTATAAGGTATATCAGAAAGGGCAGACGCGATAGCTTCTGCAGATGGATGATAGAAGGCGTATCGTGAATGCTTCTCCACGATGCCTCGTTGGGCGTACAGAATAAGAATCTATAATGGAAATCAGCCCAGGAAAATCATAGCTTGACATTTGCCGCTCACTTCGAGAGCAGAACCGAAAGCACTCATCAAGATGGCAAAAAACAGTAGGGCGCCTCGAGAATAGAAACTCGACGTATCAACCGCTGAAGGCATTCATCAGTGTCGACACAAAGATTTGTTCGTCAGACAAACTAACGCATGTTAAAAAAAACCGAGCCGACAATTAACGCCATTATGAAGTTGCCGAATAGTTGGGTAAGAGTCAAACTTGGATCCGCCTTGAGACGCTGAAAGCCTCGGCGAAGACAGAGCCTGACTTGACCGCCGTAGGAAAGGGTATATGGGGACTTAGGTCGGCTTAAAGTGTCTCAGCGGGCCCGCTACTGGTAAGTCAAGTTGTAGCTTACAGATGTTTTGATTGTTGTGCCCTTCTGGATTCCAAGAACTTGTGGTAATTCTCGCCATGAATTGGATATTTTTGCTCAAAGTGAGCAATCTGTTCCTGAAGCTGGGCGTACATGtcactcttcttccatgCAACAGCAAATTCTTGAGGTGTAGTTGGTACTTTGCCTTCAAAACCTTCTCGGGGAGTTCGTTCAGAAGCACTGGTAAGGGAAGTTAGAAAGTCGGGGATGGTTTGTTGAGAAGGGCAATGGAATCCCATATCAATGAAGAACTGCTTGGCCTCGGT is drawn from Cryptococcus gattii WM276 chromosome A, complete sequence and contains these coding sequences:
- a CDS encoding xenobiotic-transporting ATPase, putative (Similar to TIGR gene model, INSD accession AAW41688.1), producing the protein MAFAGVGALGPSYDRTEHSAGATLNRTTSRSHYYNDHPNDNLPSPTDEYRNRELGQLARSWTRRSQTGALGRGPSQAPQDESIAEEVTGDIFTYEKESDLDPFSSNFDAKKWTKLMFRAYETTVPSRKAGLSFKDLGVFGYGSDADYQKTVGNLPLAGLGAFRDLIGNRKRKVQILNGIDGVLEAGEMLVVLGPPGSGCTTMLKTIAGEMNGIYIDESSKLNYRGITPKEMYGQFRGEAIYTAEVDVHFPNLTVGQTLSFAAEARAPRHIPNGISKKDYAKHLRDVVMSVFGISHTLNTIVGNDFVRGVSGGERKRVTIAEAALAGAPLQCWDNSTRGLDSANAIEFCKNLRLNADYMDVSSVVAIYQAPQSAYDLFDKVSVLYEGEQIFFGKCTEAKQFFIDMGFHCPSQQTIPDFLTSLTSASERTPREGFEGKVPTTPQEFAVAWKKSDMYAQLQEQIAHFEQKYPIHGENYHKFLESRRAQQSKHLRPKSPYTLSYGGQVRLCLRRGFQRLKADPSLTLTQLFGNFIMALIVGSVFFNMPVDTSSFYSRGALLFFAILMSAFGSALEILILYAQRGIVEKHSRYAFYHPSAEAIASALSDIPYKVLNCICFNLALYFMSNLRREPGPYFFFMLISFCLTMVMSMFFRSIASLSRSLTQALAPAAIMILALVIYTGFAINVQNMRGWARWINYLDPIAYGFESLMINEFHGREYACSMFVPTGPGYEGATGEEHVCSTVGAVAGSSVVNGDAYINGSYQYYHAHKWRNFGILIGFFLFLTAVYLLATELITAKKSKGEILVFPRGKIPRTLLAQSTASHNSNDPEAGKFAGGDNVQKKVTGANRADAGIIQKQTAIFSWKDVVYDIKIKKEQRRILDHVDGWVKPGTLTALMGVSGAGKTTLLDVLATRVTMGTVTGEMLVDGQQRDISFQRKTGYVQQQDLHLETSTVREALRFSALLRQPDHVSKEEKFDYVEEVLKLLEMDAYADAVVGVPGTGLNVEQRKRLTIGVELVAKPALLLFLDEPTSGLDSQTSWNILLLLRKLTEHGQAILCTIHQPSAMLFEQFDRLLFLAKGGKTVYFGEVGKESRTLVSYFERNGAEKCPPGENPAEWMLSAIGASPGSQSTVDWHQTWLNSPEREEVRRELDYIKETNGGKGKTDEHDKGGEKSKAEIKAEYAEFAAPLWKQFVIVVWRVWQQHWRTPSYIWAKIALCVGSGLFIGFSFFKSGTSQQGLQNQLFSVFMLFTIFGQLVQQILPNFVTQRSLYEVRERPSKTYSWKIFIMSNVIAEIPWSILMGVVIYFTWYYPIGYYRNAIPTDAVHLRGALMFLYIEMFMLFTSTFAIMIVAGIDTAETAGNIANLLFLMCLIFCGVLATKDSFPRFWIFMYRVSPFTYLVEGMLSVAVANTNIVCADNELLSFNPPSGQTCGQYMSNFIAAAGGYLINESATTGCSFCSMSDTNAFLAQFNIYYSHKWRDFGLLWVFVIFNAAAAVAIYYVARVPKNTGKEQASEPEQGEKSTVPETTKKRSRRSESS